The DNA sequence CCGTCAATGCGCTGCACTGCGTAACCCAGGTCGCGAGAAGAACGCTCCAGACCAAGGGCCGTCACGACCACCTCATTGAGCAAGGTCGTACTAGAGGAGAGTTTTACGGAGTATTCCCCGACGCCCATGGTAGGTACTTCGCTGGCTTTATACCCCACATAGGTAAAGACCAACACTACTTCGGGTTTACTGATCGTCAGTTCATATTTACCATCGAGGTCAGTGGTAGTACCGCGAACAGTACCTTTTTCCTGAATACTTACCCCTGTGAGTGTTTCACCGGTTTCCAGATCAGTGACCGTTCCGTAAACCCGCAGATTTTGAGCCTGCAATCCGATGCTTAGAAAAAGCAGCAGACTTAGTGTGTAAAAGATTTTCATAAAAAATATTGAATAACAGAGGACTCCTGCCTGATGAGAGGCAAGCCCTGAGTGTAATTAATAGAATAATAGACTTGTTCGGCCGGGAACATTTGGGGGCGGACTTGCTCTCTTCTGCTCCCACTTCGCAACCAAAGTGGTCACGTAGCTAAGGCTATGTTCCCACTTTGTTCGCTTGCGGGAACAAAAGACAGCTACGTCTTCCCACCAAAGCCCCCCGGACGAACAAGTCTAATGATCTGGTAAAGACACAGGACGGGCAGCTGGATAGTGCTACCTATACCGAGTGTGGTACCAGAGAAAAGAAGAACTTATTCCTTGAAGAAGTACATCGTTATCAGTCCCAAACGGGTGGGCCACGATGCTGAGGAAAGGTGATAATTCGCAGTAAGGGAATCGTGGTGATTTTCAACAAAACGCTGAAAGCAGTTCCCTCTTGCAAACAAGCACTTAACCGGCGGGCGACAAGCCCCGTTTGGTAATGCCGGAAAAAATGCCAGAAATCAGCAGCTGTATCAATATCGGTTAACCCACAAAGGCGAGTAACGGATAAGTTTTTTTCGGAGATATAGTGCTGCCAGGAAGCCTGCAAATCTGGCGTCTCCCAAAGAAGATTCAAGAACAGATGGCGATCATAGGCGGCGCGATTGATACCAATGAGGTAGACACCACCATCGAGTGCTGGCCCCAGCACCAATTGCCCCGTAAGCAAGGCCCTATTGGCTTTGTGCAATAGCCCTGCACTCAGGCCAGGGCTATCATTGCCAATCACCAATACATTATCGTAACCATTTTTAAAAACACCTTCCAATGCGTTGGTCAGACGTTCGCCGAAAGTGTCGCCGCTTTGTTGAGCGCTGTAGCAGGTAAAAAGCGGGAGTTTGGTTTTGCGGGCTTGTCGCAAACTATGTTTCAGCAAAACACGAATTGCCTCCTGACTGCGTCGGAAGGTGAATTTTTTAGTAGTAGCCTCTTCCTGAGGGTTGCGACTAAAAAATAAAATGGCGGTTTGTTGCTGTTCTATTAAGCCCATAACTATCCGCAATGATACCAACAATTAGCGGTTGTAATCGTCTTAATTAGGACAAAATTTATAAGTTGGTGGGGCGGAACTTAAGTGATGCTACAGATGCCTGCTGCTGTACTAAATGTTGTGACTTCGGCTACATTGAATTCATGGATGAATTCAATTCATGGTTTTTATTTGTTTACTTTTTAGACTTAACCACTGAAAACCAATCTCTTGCATCGACCTTCCGTCGTCTTGAAATAGGTATATTTTCTCCATTTTTCATTGAAAAAAAATCTTTTTGAACTTTATCAATATGATGATAATTAACGATGAATGAACGGTGGCACCTGAAAAATCCTTTGTCTGTTAGTATCTCTTCGAAGTGCCCTAATGTCTTGGAGGATATTTTAGTTTTATTGGTCGATAAGTAAAAGGTACTGTAATTTCTATCACCTTCTATCTTGATGATGTCGCGCAATGCCATTTTTATACCTCCTTCCTGGGTGGGAAGGAAAAGTACCTGATCCAGCGCATTCTTTCTTTCCATATTCTTTAAAGCATTCTTCATCTGGTTTTGATGGTCAGCATTACTATTTGAACGGAATCGTCGGATAGCAAGGTTCAACTCTTTTTGGTCAATGGGTTTTACCAGGTAATCTAAAGCATTAAACCGAATAGCGTGAATTGCGTAATGACTGTGCGCTGTTACAAAAATGGTTCTAAAATTAATTTTATCTAATGAGGCTAATACTTCAAACCCATTCATATCAGGCATTTCTACATCCAGAAAAACCAAGTCTGGCTGCACCGAAGAGATCAATTCCAGGCCTTCCTTCCCGTTTTTAGCAGTCCCCACCAAATTCACCTTAATGTCATTTTCCTGAAGAAGATCAGAAAGCACCTCTATATTAAAAGGATTATCATCGATTATGATACTGCGTATGTTCATTTATCATCTAAAAAATTGATAAACAGCAACTTATTTTACAGCCGTTTGATAAACGATGCTACCGATAGATAAGTAGAAATTGCTTTTAAAAATAGCATTTTTTTTCTTTATTGTTATTAATAATTAGCGTTGCGACACAAATCGATGGCAGAAAGTGCGCCTAAGATGGTGTTTTTTAAAATTTCTTTTTTGAGACCAACTATCTATTTCTGTTGACGCACTAAGTAGCAAATGAACATGAAATACTTCCAGTATGTCTTTTTATTGATTGGGGTAGTATTCCTTGCTGTTCCTGCAAAAGCACAGCCTACCCGTGCCGACTCTCTTTTCG is a window from the Lewinella sp. LCG006 genome containing:
- a CDS encoding LytR/AlgR family response regulator transcription factor; translation: MNIRSIIIDDNPFNIEVLSDLLQENDIKVNLVGTAKNGKEGLELISSVQPDLVFLDVEMPDMNGFEVLASLDKINFRTIFVTAHSHYAIHAIRFNALDYLVKPIDQKELNLAIRRFRSNSNADHQNQMKNALKNMERKNALDQVLFLPTQEGGIKMALRDIIKIEGDRNYSTFYLSTNKTKISSKTLGHFEEILTDKGFFRCHRSFIVNYHHIDKVQKDFFSMKNGENIPISRRRKVDARDWFSVVKSKK
- a CDS encoding DUF2064 domain-containing protein — encoded protein: MGLIEQQQTAILFFSRNPQEEATTKKFTFRRSQEAIRVLLKHSLRQARKTKLPLFTCYSAQQSGDTFGERLTNALEGVFKNGYDNVLVIGNDSPGLSAGLLHKANRALLTGQLVLGPALDGGVYLIGINRAAYDRHLFLNLLWETPDLQASWQHYISEKNLSVTRLCGLTDIDTAADFWHFFRHYQTGLVARRLSACLQEGTAFSVLLKITTIPLLRIITFPQHRGPPVWD